CAAGCGGTGCGACCGTACGGCTCATCCCACCCGCGGTGTGGTGCTCGGTGAGCCGGCTGACCGTGAACACGTACGGGAAGACCTCGTTGTGCTCCTGCGGTGGGCTCGGGTTTGTGGCGTTGACCGGGTGGGCGTACATCTTGCGGGTCGGGTTGGCCTGCTGGCCGTAGAGCGGGTTACGCACCGGCGACTCGACCGGCTCGTAATGGGTGGGCAGCGGCCCGTCCAGCACGCCGCTGGGCGCGTACAGCCAGCCCTTGCCGTCGGCCTGCATGACGAACGGGTCGTCACCGGCCAACCCGGCCGGGCCGGTGGCACCCTCCGGCGGCCGGTACGACGGCGGCTTGGTCAGCTCGAAATCCGGCACGTCGTGGCCGGTCCACCGACCGGCCACAGCATCCCACCAGACGTAGCGTTTGCGTTCGCTCCACGGCCGGCCCTGCGGGTCGGCGGAAGCCCGGTTGTACAACGTGCGGCGGTTCGCCGGCCACGCCCAACCCCACTCGGCGGCCACCCAGTCCTGGTCCTGCCCCGGACGCCGCCGGGCCGCCTGGTTCACCCCGTCGGCGTACACCCCGCTGTAGATCCAGCAACCCACGGCCGTGCTGCCGTCGTCGCGGGCCTCGGCGAACCCGGCCAACGGGCGGCCGGTGTCCGTGTCGTACCCGTTGATCTCGCGCAGCACCGCCTCGGCGTCCGGCTCGTCGTGCGGACCGTGCGTGGGATAGTCCCAGGCCAGGTCCAGCAGCGCCCGGTCGCGCGGCAGCGGCGAGTCGGCCAGCTTCTGGCGCAGTCTGCGCCCCAGGTGGTAGAAGAACCACAGCTCGGAACGGGCGTCGCCGGGCGGTTCGACCGCCTTCTCCCGCCACTGCAACAGCCGCTGGGTCTGGGTGAACGTGCCCTCCTTCTCCACGTGGGAGGCGGCCGGCAGGAAGAACACCTCGGTGCGGCACTCCTGCGGCACGATCTCGCCGGTGGCCACCTCGGGACCGTGCTGCCAGAAGGTCGCGCTCTCGATCATGAAGAGGTCGCGGACCACCAGCCAGTCCAGGTTCGCCATGCCCAGCCGCTGCGCCCTACCGTGCGCCGAGCCGACCGCCGGGTTCTGCCCGAGCAGGAAGTACCCCTTGATCTTCCCGTCGATCATGTCGAGGACCTGCCGGTAGGTGCCGTGGTCGCCGGTCAGCCGGGGCAGATAGCCGTAGCAGAAATCGTTCTCCGGAGTCGCCGCCGCACCCCAGTACGCCTTGAGCAGGCTGGCCGCGAAGGCGCGGGCGTTGCCCCAGAAACCCTTCTGGCCCGGGTGGCGGATGCTGTCCACCCACGCCTCGAAGGTGGGATGGGCGGCGTGCTGCGGCATCGGCAGATAGCCCGGCAGCAGATTGAACAGGGTCGGGATGTCGGTGGAGCCCTGGATGCTGGCGTGCCCGCGCAGCGCCAGCACCCCGCCACCCGGGCGACCCACGTTGCCCAGCAGCAGCTGGATGATCGCCCCGGTGCGGATGTACTGCACGCCGACGGTGTGCTGGGTCCAGCCCACCGAATAGATCAGGCAGCCGGTGCGCTCGCGCCCCGAGTTCTGCGTCCACGCCCGGGCCAGTTCCAGGAACTTCTCCCGGGGCACCCCGCAGACCCGCTCCACCATCTCCGGGGTGTAGCGGGCGAAGTGCCGCTTGAGGATCTGGTAGACGCAGTGCGGATGTTGCAGCGTCTCGTCCCGCCCGACGGCACCGGCCACCGGTGCACCGTGCGACTCGTGCCGCAGCCCGGCCGCGGTTTCCCGCTCGGTGGCCGTGTGGCCGCTGCCCGAATCCTGCTCGTGGCCGGCGTACTGCCAGCTGGTCTGCACGTAGCTGCCGGTCTCCGGGTCGTAGCCGGAGAAGATGCCGTCGGCGTCCTCGGCGTCGACGAAATCCGCGCTGACGATCGTCGCCGCGTTCGTGTACGCCAGCACGTACTCCCGGAAGTCCAACTCGTTGCCGAGGATGTAGTTGACCACCCCGCCGAGCAGCGCGATGTCGGTACCGGCCCGGATCGGCAGGTACTCGTCGGCAAGCGCACTGGTACGGGTGAACCGCGGATCGACGTGGAACACCTTCGCCCCGCGCCGCTTCGCCTCCATCACCCACTGGAAGCCCACCGGATGGGCCTCGGCCATGTTGGAGCCCTGGATGACGATGACGTCAGCGTTCGCCACGTCCTGTTGGAAGATCGTCGCACCACCGCGACCGAAGCTGGCCCCCAGACCGGGGACGGTGGCGGAGTGTCAAATGCGCGCCTGGTTCTCGATCTGGAGCGCCCCGGCCGCGGTGAACAACTTCTTGATGAGGTAGTTCTCCTCGTTGTCCAACGTCGCCCCGCCGAGGCTGGCGATGCCGAGCGTCCGGTTCAACGGGCGGCCCTGGTCGTCGACGTCCTCCCAGGTCTGCGCGCGGGCGGCAAGCATCCGGTCGGCGATCATGTCGAGCGCCGTCTCCAGGTCCAGGTCTTCCCACTCGGTGCCGTACGGCCGGCGGTACCGCACCGTCGTCTGCCGCAGCGGGCTGGTGACCAGGCTCTTGCTTGCCGAACCCTTGGGGCAGAGCCGGCCCCGGGAGATCGGGCTGTCCGGGTCGCCTTCGATCTGGGTGACCTGGCCGTCGGTGACGAACACCCGCTGGCCACAGCCGACCGCACAGTACGGGCAGACGGAGCGGGCCACCCGGTCGGCGCCCTCGGTGCGGGCACTCAACGCGGCGGAGCGGGCCGACTGGGCCGCAGCGCCCCGGCCCAGCGGGTCGGTGCCGGTGAGCTGCCGGTAGACCGGCCAGCCCAGGAGCACGTCCCGCAGACCCACGTACCCCACCTCCCACCGACGATCTCCGTCTTGACCTTAGGACAGTCGGGCCGAGCCGGCGAGTCCGGCCAACAGATCCGGCGGGAAATGACACCGCCCCCGGCCGGAACCGGCCGGGGGCGGTGCGTGGGTGTCGGTGTGCAGGTCGCCTCTCGGCGAGTGGCGCGACGCGGCTCCAGCCGAACGGTATTCCGCGAAGGCAATATAGGTGAGGCCCGGGGACACTGGATCACACCGACGCTCGGTACAACCGACCCACCCTCATCCTTGTTCCCACCCCACGACAATCCACTCCCCTATTTGTGCAAGGAAGGGCCCCTTGTTAACGCCTGGTGTAGAGGAAGGGCCCCTTCTTAACACGCGACAGAGCCGGCACCCGGTGTGGGTGCCGGCTCCGCGGTACATCCTTCGTCAGCGGTCGTTCGTCAGCTGTTCCAGTGTTCGGCGACCAGGTCAGCGGCCTGCTGCTCCCACTGGGCGTACAGGAACGGATGCGCCGACACCTGCACCGTCTGCGCGGCCTCGGTCAACGGCATCTCCTGCCACCCGTCGACCTGCTTCAGACCCTTCAGGAACGCCGTGGTCGAGTACTGCGGATCGGTGATCTGCTCGACCGTGCCCCAACCCGAGGACGGACGCTGCTGGAACAGGCCCTGCGAGTCGTGGTCGTTGCGGTCACCGAGGTGACCCAGGTTCTCCAGCTTCGACTCCTGCAACGCGGTCGCGATCGACACCACCGCGGCCCGCTCGTCCATACCGGCCTTCTTCGTCGCGGCGATGATCTCCTTGACGTTGCCGGTCTGCTCGTCGGTCAGCTCGATCCGCGACTGCTCACCCTGC
This DNA window, taken from Micromonospora sp. FIMYZ51, encodes the following:
- the fdh gene encoding formate dehydrogenase, with the protein product MGLRDVLLGWPVYRQLTGTDPLGRGAAAQSARSAALSARTEGADRVARSVCPYCAVGCGQRVFVTDGQVTQIEGDPDSPISRGRLCPKGSASKSLVTSPLRQTTVRYRRPYGTEWEDLDLETALDMIADRMLAARAQTWEDVDDQGRPLNRTLGIASLGGATLDNEENYLIKKLFTAAGALQIENQARIUHSATVPGLGASFGRGGATIFQQDVANADVIVIQGSNMAEAHPVGFQWVMEAKRRGAKVFHVDPRFTRTSALADEYLPIRAGTDIALLGGVVNYILGNELDFREYVLAYTNAATIVSADFVDAEDADGIFSGYDPETGSYVQTSWQYAGHEQDSGSGHTATERETAAGLRHESHGAPVAGAVGRDETLQHPHCVYQILKRHFARYTPEMVERVCGVPREKFLELARAWTQNSGRERTGCLIYSVGWTQHTVGVQYIRTGAIIQLLLGNVGRPGGGVLALRGHASIQGSTDIPTLFNLLPGYLPMPQHAAHPTFEAWVDSIRHPGQKGFWGNARAFAASLLKAYWGAAATPENDFCYGYLPRLTGDHGTYRQVLDMIDGKIKGYFLLGQNPAVGSAHGRAQRLGMANLDWLVVRDLFMIESATFWQHGPEVATGEIVPQECRTEVFFLPAASHVEKEGTFTQTQRLLQWREKAVEPPGDARSELWFFYHLGRRLRQKLADSPLPRDRALLDLAWDYPTHGPHDEPDAEAVLREINGYDTDTGRPLAGFAEARDDGSTAVGCWIYSGVYADGVNQAARRRPGQDQDWVAAEWGWAWPANRRTLYNRASADPQGRPWSERKRYVWWDAVAGRWTGHDVPDFELTKPPSYRPPEGATGPAGLAGDDPFVMQADGKGWLYAPSGVLDGPLPTHYEPVESPVRNPLYGQQANPTRKMYAHPVNATNPSPPQEHNEVFPYVFTVSRLTEHHTAGGMSRTVAPLAELQPEMFVEVSPELAALTGLRHLGWAHLVSSRAVIEAKVLVTDRVTPLRVDGRVIHQLWLPYHFGFAGLVTGDSANDLFGITLDPNVLIQESKIGTCDLRPGRRPSGPALRDLVADYRTRAGIVAGVTPPAVTPGVPTEPPAGEGEGKR